TCTTGTCGAAACGTATGGCCCGGCGGTCGTCAACATCAGCGCGAAGCACGTCGTGAAGCAGGTTGCGCAGCGCGGCAACATGCAGCAGCTGCCGATCGATCCGAGCGATCCGTTCTACCAGTTCTACCGTCACTTCTTCGGCAACGTGCCGGGCATGCAGGGCGGCGACGGCGGTGACGCTTCGGATCAACCGAGCGCGAGTCTCGGCTCGGGCTTCATCGTCAGCAGCGACGGTTATATCCTGACCAATGCGCACGTCGTCGACGGCGCGAACGTCGTCACCGTGAAGCTCACCGACAAGCGCGAATACCGCGCGAAAGTCGTCGGCTCCGACAAGCAGTCGGACGTCGCGGTGCTGAAGATCGACGCGAACAATCTGCCTACGGTGAAGATCGGCGATCCGCGTCAAAGCAAGGTCGGTCAGTGGGTCGTCGCGATCGGTTCGCCGTACGGCTTCGACAACACGGTGACGTCCGGCATCATCAGCGCGAAGTCGCGCTCGCTGCCGAACGAGAACTACACGCCGTTCATCCAGACCGACGTGCCGGTGAATCCGGGTAACTCGGGTGGACCGCTGTTCAACCTGCAAGGCGAAGTGATCGGCATCAACTCGATGATCTACTCGCAGACCGGCGGCTTCCAGGGGCTGTCGTTCGCGATTCCGATCAACGAGGCGATCAAGGTCAAGGACGAACTCGTAAAGACGGGTCACGTGAGCCGCGGCCGTCTCGGCGTCGCCGTGCAGTCGATGAACCAGACGCTCGCGAACTCGTTCGGCATGAAGACGCCGCAAGGCGCGCTCGTCAGCTCGGTCGATGCATCCGGTCCGGCCGCGAAGGCGGGTCTGCAACCGGGCGACGTGATCTTGTCGGTGAACGGTACGCCGGTGAGCGATTCGTCGGATCTGCCGTCGCAGGTCGCCGGGCTGAAGCCGGGCAGCACGGCCACCGTGCAGGTGTGGCGTGACAAGGCGACGAAGGATCTGAAGGTGACGATCGGCGCGCTTGGCGATGCGAAGACGGCGTCGGCGGACGGTAATTCGCCCGCGCAGATGCAAGGCCGTCTCGGTGTCGCGGTGCGGGCGCTCACGCCGCAGGAAAAGAGCAGTGCGTCGCTGTCGCACGGTCTGCTCGTGCAGCAGGCCGGCGGTCCCGCCGCAAACGCGGGCATCCAGCCGGGCGACGTGATTCTCGCGGTCAACGGCCGTCCGGTGACGAGCGTCGATCAGTTGAAGCAGATGATCGCGCAGGCGGGCAGCAGCATCGCGTTGCTGATCCAGCGTGACGATGCGCAGATCTTCGTGCCGGTCGACCTCGGCTGACCGGACGCACGAAGGCCGCGGCCCGGACGGTAAATTTTCCGCGGCCGCGGCGGTTCTTACCGGATGGGTACGGCCTGCCGCACCGCCCGGTTCACGCGGCGGGGTGTTGAAGCGGTTCCAGTGCCGACGCGGCGAATGCGGCGAATGCGGTGAATGCGGAAAGTGCAGTGCAGCATCGCGTCGGGCACGGCGGTTGCATCCACCCTTGTTTCCGGACGTTTTCGAACGGACCTCGATCCGGCTTGCCGCAGTTCATTGCGTTATAGCTTCAAGCGAGCCGGACCAGTCGACCTGAAGAAGGAGCGAAGCGATGAACCAACAGAACACTCAACCCGGCAGCGCATTGGGCAACACACGCGGCAAGTTCGTCGCGGGCACGATGGCGGCGCTGCTGACGCTCGGTCTCGGTGTCGCAGGCGGCGCGTATGCGCAGGCGAGCGACGTCAGCGGCGGCACGACGACCGATCAGACGAGCGCCGGCAACACGAACGGCGGTGGTCTGCCGCAGGTGCAGCATCAGGGTAACGTCGCGTACACGTCCGGCGGTGTGGGACAGGACGAGTCGAAAGCGTTGCAGCACGCGCAAAGCAGCTGGCCGCTGTCGCTGCGCTTCACCGGTCCCGGCTCCGATTTCCTCGCCGACGTCCACGTGCGGATCGTCGATGCGCACAACGGCGACGTACTGACTGCAACGTCGCGCGGACCGTACATGCTGGTTCGCCTGAGCCCGGGACGCTATACGGTTCACGCGGCGTACAAGGACCGCGACCAGACGAAGGCGATCACCGTGCCGGCGAAGGGCACCGCGAAAGCAGCCTTCTACTGGACCACGCAGTGAGGGTTTGACCCATCTCGCGAGGCTGCGCAAAGCCGCGCAGCCGACATGAGTTTCGCCGATAATGAAGCCACGGGTAGCCCCCGTGGCTTTTTTCTTGGGCCGATGCATGGCGGCGCGGTGTTCGTCGCGGCGACCAGCATCGGTTTTCAACCGCTTTGCGGAGCACTCTGATGAGCGACGCCCCGACCTCCGATGACCGTTCCGGCAGCCCATGCGGGGCCGACGCCGACACGGGCGCCGCGCATCGCATCGAGATCGCGCCGAACCGTCGGCGCGTGCGGGTGATTCATTTTGGCGTCACGGTCGCCGACACGCAGGCCGCGCTGACGCTAAGCGAAACCGGCTTGCCCGACGTGTTCTATTTTCCGAGCGCCGACGTCAACATGGCGCGGCTCGAACGGTCGACCCATACGTCGCATTGTCCGCACAAGGGCGACGCCTCGTACTTCCATCTGCGCACCGAGAACGGCGTCGTCGAAAACGCCGTCTGGAGCTATGAGACCCCGTTCGAAGCGGTCCAGCAGATCAGGGGGTACCTGGCGTTTTACGCATCGCGCGTCGACCGCATCGATCAGACTTCCTGATCCGGGCGGCGTGCGTTTATCGGGGGAGCGGTCATGGAACTGAACGACGCGTTGAGGATTCCGCTCGCGCTGGCTGACGTCCGCGATGCGCTGCAGGACCTCGCGCTGCTGCGCGCGAGTCTCGACAACTGCGAATCGTTCGAACGCCTCGCGCATGGCGAATATGCGCTCACGTTGACGGTGCCGCTCGGTCCGCTGCGCGCGCGCTATGCGGTGCGTGCACACATCGCCGGCGAAGAAGCGACAGCGACCGGACTGTCCCAGCGCACGCTGAACTTCAAGGCGCGTACCGATGCGATCGGTGCATTGCGCGGCCAGATCGGTGTGACGCTGCGTGCGGACGGCGATGCGACCGCCACGACGAACGGTCAGCAGCCCGGCACGCGGATCGACTATTCGGTGTGGGCGACGCTGACGGGACCGCTCGCCGAACTGCCGCCTCGGCAGATCGAAAACGCGCTACACGAACTGGCCGACGATTTCTTCACCGAGTTTTGCGCGGTCGTGCAGGCGAAGCACGGCCAGGGGCCGAACCGGGCGAGCGGTGAGGCACATCGTCGTCAGCATGTGTTTTTGCGGCCGATCGGCTTCGGCAGCGGGGCGCGTCGCACGCGGTCGCGCGAACCTGGCGCGCCGCATGGTCCGCGCGCGGCGGGGACGCTGCTGGGCACGCGCGCGTCGCAGAGCGTTTCTCATCGCGACGATCCGCACAGTGTGCCGATGTGGGCGTGGGGCGTGATGATCTTCTTCGTGGCGCTGCTGCTGTATGGCGCACACTGGCTTTCGCTGGATTGAGCGGAGCCGCGTTACTTCTGTTGCTGCGCGAATGGAACGCGAGCGATACGCTCGCTATCCTGTGGCGCTCTGTTGTGCCTTTTATCCCTGCTGACAAGGACTCTTTTGATGGCCAGCCCCAAGCGCGCGTTGATCGTGATCGACGTGCAGAACGAATACGTGACCGGCAACCTGCTGATCGAATATCCCGACGTGCAGACGTCGCTTGCGAATATCGGCCGCGCGATGGATGCGGCGCGCGCAGCCGGTGTGCCGATCGTGCTCGTGCAAAACCTCGCACCCGAAACATCGCCGCTGTTCGCGCGCGGCAGCGTCGGCGCGGAACTGCATCAGGTGGTTGCGTCGCGCGAGCACGATCATCTCGTGACGAAGACGGTGCCGAGCGCGTGGACCGAGGAGACGGGTCTCGCCGGCTGGCTCGCCGAACGCAACGTCGACACGCTGACCGTGGTCGGCTACATGACGCACAACTGCGATGCGTCGACGATCAACCATGCGCTGCACGCGGGCCTGACCGTCGAATTCCTGGCGGACGCGACCGGCAGCGTGCCGTACGAAAACAGCGCGGGGTTGGCGAGCGCGGAGGAGATTCATCGCGTGTTCAGCGTCGTGCTGCACTCGCGCTTCGCGGCGGTCGCGACAACCGATGCATGGATCGCAGCGCTACAGGGCGGCGTGCCGCTCGAACGCGGCGGGATCTACGCGTCGAACCAGAAGGCGCGCGCCACACTCGCTGCAGGGTGAGTCTGCGGCATTCGTAACGCCGCGCTATTCCAATGGAGCGAGCGGAGCAGCGGCAACATCGGCGCTTACGCCACCGGTACGCAACGCAGGACTCAACCGCAACGCATCGAACACCCCATCGACGAGTTGCTGCGCGTGCCGGCCGTAGTCGGTGGCTTCGGGCAACATCAGCATGTCGCGCAGCGAACCGCCGACGAACGCATGCAGCAGCGTCGCCGCGCGCGACGTATCGAGATCGGCCGGCAACTGGCCTTTCGAGATCGCGTTGCGCAAGCCGCCCGCGATATTGGCCAGTGCGTCGCGCATGTTGTTCTGGTAGCGCGCCATCACCGGGCCCATTTCCTCGACGAACTCGCACTTCAGAAACAGGATGTCGAACACGCGCCGGCGCCGCGAATCGTTCGCCGTGTCGCGCAGACACATCGTGCAGATTTCGACCAGCCGACCGAGCGGATCGGCTTCCTGCGGATCGAGCGATGCCGCCTGCAACTCGTCGAGCGGCAGCAGCACGCGGTCGAACATCTCGGTAAACAGATCGCCCTTGTTGGCGAAGTGCCAGTAGATTGCGCCGCGCGTGACGCCGGCCGCCTGCGCGATGTCGGCAAGCGAGGTGCGCGAGACGCCCTTCTCGAAGAAGACCTGTTCCGCGGCATCGAGGATGCTGGCGCGGGTCTCCAGTGCCTCTTCCTTGGTTCGTCGGACCATGTCGTTGACCTGCGGTGACTACGGGATTTCCCTGGTGCTTTTAAGCGCGGGTCGCCACAAATCGTTCATTTTTTAAGCGAACTACGAACGATCGTGCTGTGACTGCCTGCGAGGGGGAAGCTACCGTCTTTTACATGCATTCGTGAATGTATCTATAATAGCACCCGGCGATCGGATAGCCCAAGCAGTGATGACCGGTTAATATCCGTCACTGTTGTCTTAACAAATGCTTTCATCGGCGGCTTGCAGGCCGTCTGGTGAGACATTTTCAGGTTTGGCACGCGTCGCCGCGGGAGCCCACGGTATTCGTGGCGCATCCTGGTTATCCGGTCAGGCGTCGAGAGACGCGTGCGTGCGCCGTCGTCCCCGGGCGTGGGATGCGCGCACTTATTTCACTCCCAGTCATAGACAGAGGTCGCTCCATGCGCGTCGAACGGGTTCCATTCCGCTTAATCACTGCCGCGACGGCTGCCGTACTGCTGGCGGCGTGCGGACAAAAACAATCGGCACCGCCGCAACAAACGCCGGAAGTCGGCGTTGTCACCGTACAGCCCACGTCCGTGCCGGTCACGAGCGAACTGCCGGGCCGTACCAACGCATTCCTCGTCGCGCAGGTGCGCGCACGGGTCGACGGTATCGTGCTGCGTCGCGAATTCACCGAAGGTTCGCAGGTCAAGGCCGGTCAGCGTCTGTACAAGATCGATCCGGCGCCGTACATCGCCGCGCTGAACAACGCGAAGGCGACGCTCGCGAACGCCGAAGCCAACCTCAAGACGACGACGGCGCAAGCCTCCCGTTTCAAGGTGCTGGTCGCGGGCAACGCGGTCAGCAAGCAGGACTACGACAACGCGGTCGCGTCGCGTGACCAGGCCGCCGCGAACGTGCAGGCCGGCAAGGCTGCAGTCGACACCGCGCAGATCAACCTCGGCTACACCGACGTGATTTCGCCGATCAGCGGCCAGGTCGGGATTTCGCAGGTCACGCCGGGTGCGTATGTGCAGGCGAGCGCCGCGACGCTGATGTCGACAGTGCAGCAGCTCGATCCGGTCTACGTCGACCTCACGCAGTCGAGCCTCGAAGGCCTCAAGTTCCGTCGCGATGTGCAGGAAGGCCGTCTGAAGACGAGCGGTCCCGATGCCGCGAAGGTCTCGCTGATCCTCGAGGACGGCCGCACGTATGCGGCGCCCGGCAAGCTGCAGTTCTCGGATGTGACCGTCGACCAGACGACCGGCTCGGTAACGGTGCGGGCGATTTTCCCGAACCCGAACCACGTGCTGCTGCCTGGCATGTTCGTGCGCGCGCGCATCGAGGAAGGCGTCAACGACAACGCGTTCATCGTGCCGCAGATCGGCGTGACGCATGACCAGAAGGGTCAGGCAACCGCGCTCGTCGTGAACGCGGAGAACAAGGTCGAGCTGCGTCCGCTCGTGACGTCGGCAACGCAAGGCACGAACTGGGTCGTCGAGAGCGGGCTGAATCCTGGCGACCGCGTGATCGTCCAGGGTACCGACAAGGTTCATCCGGGTGCGCAGGTGAAAGCCGTGCCCGCCCAGTTGCCTGCTGCGCCTGCTTCCGGCGCAGCCGTCGCGGGTGCGCCCGCGGCGAGCGGCGCGCAGGGTGCTCCGGCCGCGTCGGCCGCTGCCGGTGCATCGGGCGCGCAACCGGCGCAAGCCGCCTCTGCCGCATCGGGCGCGTAATAACAGGGAGCCTGTTTCATGGCAAAGTTCTTTATCGATCGCCCGATTTTTGCATGGGTGATCGCCATCATTCTGATGCTGGCGGGCGTCGCGTCGGTCTTCACGCTACCGATCGCGCAGTACCCGACCATCGCCCCGCCGTCGGTGCAGATCAGCGCAACGTACCCGGGCGCATCGGCGAAGACGGTGGAAAACACCGTCACGCAGGTGATCGAGCAGCAGATGAGCGGTCTCGATCACTTGTTGTATCTGTCGTCGACGTCTGACGATTCCGGTACGGCAACCATCACGCTGACCTTCGCGGCCGGCACCAACCCCGACATCGCGCAGGTGCAGGTGCAGAACAAGCTGCAGCTCGCGACGCCGCTTCTGCCGCAGGTCGTGCAGCAGCTCGGTACGAAGGTCACGAAGTCGAGCGCCAGCTTCCTGCTGGTGATGGCGTTCGTGTCCGAAGACGGCAGCATGTCGAAGTACGACCTGGCTAACTACGTTGCGTCGAACGTCGAGGATCCGGTCAGCCGGATCGACGGCGTGGGGACGGTGACGCTGTTCGGTACGCAGTACGCGATGCGGGTCTGGCTCGACGCGAACAAGCTGAACAACTTCAGTCTGACGCCGGTCGACGTCGTGAACGCACTGCAGGCGCAGAACGTTCAGGTCGCGGGCGGCCAGCTGGGCGGCACACCGGCGGTGAACGGTCAGGCATTGCAGGCGACCATCACCGAAGCGACGCTGCTGCAAACGCCCGAGCAGTTCGGCAACGTACTGCTGAAGGTGAACCAGGACGGTTCGCGCGTCCGTATTCGCGACGTGGCGCGTATCGAACTCGGCGGCGAAAACTACAACGTCGATACGAAGTACAACGGTCAGCCGACGGCAGGCTTCGGTATCCAGCTCGCCACCGGTGCGAACGCACTGGCGACGGCGAAAGCTGTGCGCGCGAAGATCGACGAGTTGTCGAAGTACT
This portion of the Paraburkholderia flava genome encodes:
- a CDS encoding CoxG family protein; the protein is MELNDALRIPLALADVRDALQDLALLRASLDNCESFERLAHGEYALTLTVPLGPLRARYAVRAHIAGEEATATGLSQRTLNFKARTDAIGALRGQIGVTLRADGDATATTNGQQPGTRIDYSVWATLTGPLAELPPRQIENALHELADDFFTEFCAVVQAKHGQGPNRASGEAHRRQHVFLRPIGFGSGARRTRSREPGAPHGPRAAGTLLGTRASQSVSHRDDPHSVPMWAWGVMIFFVALLLYGAHWLSLD
- a CDS encoding DegQ family serine endoprotease; translated protein: MKAKSLSRGAVAVAVAVALSAGYVAGHRNVPAPQVISPAQAAMMPAEAAAKTGIPDFSGLVETYGPAVVNISAKHVVKQVAQRGNMQQLPIDPSDPFYQFYRHFFGNVPGMQGGDGGDASDQPSASLGSGFIVSSDGYILTNAHVVDGANVVTVKLTDKREYRAKVVGSDKQSDVAVLKIDANNLPTVKIGDPRQSKVGQWVVAIGSPYGFDNTVTSGIISAKSRSLPNENYTPFIQTDVPVNPGNSGGPLFNLQGEVIGINSMIYSQTGGFQGLSFAIPINEAIKVKDELVKTGHVSRGRLGVAVQSMNQTLANSFGMKTPQGALVSSVDASGPAAKAGLQPGDVILSVNGTPVSDSSDLPSQVAGLKPGSTATVQVWRDKATKDLKVTIGALGDAKTASADGNSPAQMQGRLGVAVRALTPQEKSSASLSHGLLVQQAGGPAANAGIQPGDVILAVNGRPVTSVDQLKQMIAQAGSSIALLIQRDDAQIFVPVDLG
- a CDS encoding DUF427 domain-containing protein → MSDAPTSDDRSGSPCGADADTGAAHRIEIAPNRRRVRVIHFGVTVADTQAALTLSETGLPDVFYFPSADVNMARLERSTHTSHCPHKGDASYFHLRTENGVVENAVWSYETPFEAVQQIRGYLAFYASRVDRIDQTS
- a CDS encoding carboxypeptidase regulatory-like domain-containing protein, giving the protein MAALLTLGLGVAGGAYAQASDVSGGTTTDQTSAGNTNGGGLPQVQHQGNVAYTSGGVGQDESKALQHAQSSWPLSLRFTGPGSDFLADVHVRIVDAHNGDVLTATSRGPYMLVRLSPGRYTVHAAYKDRDQTKAITVPAKGTAKAAFYWTTQ
- a CDS encoding cysteine hydrolase family protein, with amino-acid sequence MASPKRALIVIDVQNEYVTGNLLIEYPDVQTSLANIGRAMDAARAAGVPIVLVQNLAPETSPLFARGSVGAELHQVVASREHDHLVTKTVPSAWTEETGLAGWLAERNVDTLTVVGYMTHNCDASTINHALHAGLTVEFLADATGSVPYENSAGLASAEEIHRVFSVVLHSRFAAVATTDAWIAALQGGVPLERGGIYASNQKARATLAAG
- a CDS encoding efflux RND transporter periplasmic adaptor subunit; this encodes MRVERVPFRLITAATAAVLLAACGQKQSAPPQQTPEVGVVTVQPTSVPVTSELPGRTNAFLVAQVRARVDGIVLRREFTEGSQVKAGQRLYKIDPAPYIAALNNAKATLANAEANLKTTTAQASRFKVLVAGNAVSKQDYDNAVASRDQAAANVQAGKAAVDTAQINLGYTDVISPISGQVGISQVTPGAYVQASAATLMSTVQQLDPVYVDLTQSSLEGLKFRRDVQEGRLKTSGPDAAKVSLILEDGRTYAAPGKLQFSDVTVDQTTGSVTVRAIFPNPNHVLLPGMFVRARIEEGVNDNAFIVPQIGVTHDQKGQATALVVNAENKVELRPLVTSATQGTNWVVESGLNPGDRVIVQGTDKVHPGAQVKAVPAQLPAAPASGAAVAGAPAASGAQGAPAASAAAGASGAQPAQAASAASGA
- a CDS encoding TetR family transcriptional regulator gives rise to the protein MVRRTKEEALETRASILDAAEQVFFEKGVSRTSLADIAQAAGVTRGAIYWHFANKGDLFTEMFDRVLLPLDELQAASLDPQEADPLGRLVEICTMCLRDTANDSRRRRVFDILFLKCEFVEEMGPVMARYQNNMRDALANIAGGLRNAISKGQLPADLDTSRAATLLHAFVGGSLRDMLMLPEATDYGRHAQQLVDGVFDALRLSPALRTGGVSADVAAAPLAPLE